The Numenius arquata chromosome 11, bNumArq3.hap1.1, whole genome shotgun sequence genomic interval CTTAACTCGTTGATGTTGTAGAGAATTGTAAAACTGTTTTGCCTTCAACCCCAATAAGCTTTATTATTTCCTGTAATGCTAGTCTCTTTTCTAAAAAGCTAAAATCTCTAGCCTGTACTGATGACGAAGggttggagagttgggcagagaggaacctgatgaagttcaacaagggcaagtgtagggtgctgcatctggggaggagtaaccccctgcaccaggacaggttggaggtgacctgctggagagcagctctggggaaaaagacctgaaagtcctggtggacaacaggatgtccatgagccagcaatgtgcccttgtggccaagaaggccaatggcatcctggggtgcatcaagaagagtgtgaccagcaggtagagggaggtcatcctccccctctgctctgccctggggaggccccatctggagcactgggtccaattctgggctcccagttcaaggaggacagggaactgctggagagggtccagcagagggctacaaagatgatgagggactggagcatctctctgctgaggaaaggatgagcggggatctgatcaatgcctataaatacttcaagggtgggtgtcaggaggatggggccagtcttttctcagtggtgcccagtgacaagacaaggggcaacgggcacaaactggaacataagaagttgcatctaaacatgaggaagaacttctttcctgtgagggtggcagagccctggaagaggctgcccagagaggtggtggagtctccttctctggagacattcaaaacctgcttggacacgttcctgtgcaacctgctctgtgtggacctgttttggcagggggttggactagatgatctccagaggtcccttccaaccccatatctttctgtgattctgtgacaaagcACGTATAAAGCTGTCAAAGTGAGGGAATGCCCATACCTGCCTCTGTTTGTTTTACAGCTTTATGTAGGAGGAAATGCTGCTCTCATTGGCCAGAAGCTTGCAGCACATCCAGACCTGAAGGTATGTGTTCCAAAAGTTTCATGCTTGTCTTTAATGAGGCTCAGGCTACTTCCCTGTAGATTTTGGGGATCCTGCTGTTATTTCTTAGGTTATGGTGGAACATATGCTTAGCCTACAAATTGAAAAGCATAGCtaatcatatatttttaatttaattgttatttttttaaaaagaactgttgTCTAGGTGATGACTTCCAGTTTATTGCTCTCTTAGACTTTATGGCTTCTATCTTAATCTTCTCTCTAATAAATATGGACCCCTGTGTCATCCTGATCCTCTTAATTTTTGCTCTCATCTTAGTTTAGGAAAAATTGGTTCCTCTTTTGAGGTGGCTGTGTGAAGGCCACATTGTTTGAAACAGATTGGGGTGAGATCCTCTATCTTTCAGTAAGGTCGTGAGAGTGAATAGAGTTTGGTTCTAATCCTGTGATGGCTTAAGTCGAGGTGTCTGTACAGCACCTACCCAAACGCTGAAAGGAATATAGTTTCCTGTATGAGATTATTTTACATATCAGCTACTGCTGGGAAGAGATGAACAGATTTGGGACCAATGCATACATAGAACAGCTTTACACAAAATAAGATACCTGCTTAAATGCACTGAAATATTGGCAAAGGACATGCCAGGGAAAccttgatcattttttttttttcttgctttctagaTCCTCCTTTGTGGCCCAGTTGGTCCTAAACTCCATGAACTACTTGATGACAATGTGGTTGTGCCACCCGAATCCATGCAGGAAAGAGATGAATTCCATCTCATCTTGGAGTATCAAGCAGGTAACTTGCCAAAGGCTGGGTGGTAGATGAGAACCCTGAACGTTACTAAGATAGTCCTGGTTTTAGAGTTAGGTTTTTTTGAATCAGTTAATTCCAGAAGGGCTGTGTAAGTTATCAGTACGGGCAGCTGTCACTGGACTAATCTGTAATTCCGTGCGCTTCAGGGAGCTGTGGTAGGTGAACAGACATTTAAAAGTCTTTTGAAACTTTTTGTCTTTGTAATACGGTTACTGTAAATACTGACTCCTGCTGCTCCTGTGCCACCCCTTTGGTTCTGTGTGCTTGTACCCTATAACCTATGGAAACCAAGTGTGTCTGCTGGGTATAATTCTAAAGCTGTATGTACACAAAAGTAGTCCGATAATGTACTAAAATGGTACAGAGGTACAAAGGTACCATTTAACCACGTGCAGATGAAATTCAGGGTAACTCTAATATAATGGCTAAGGCAAATCTGGATGTATTTTCTTAACTGTTCTCAAACTGAATCATTCCACACTAGTCCTGTCTCAAAACGTTCAGAAAGACTTGCATTGGTGTGACAGAAAAGGGAGTATTTGgcaaggagggaggcaggaacCGCCTAATTAAGcattttcagcagcagcactAATGTGGAGCAGCACCCAAAGCATGCGCTCTGGTGGACTTCTGGCTGAAACAAGGGTACTGTAACTGACAAGGGCCATTACACAGTAGCACTTGTAAAATTACACTGATCCCTTAAGTAAATCTTAATTGTTCTTGCTCCTGGAAGCATCACGATTAGATGATACATTAGTACGTGTTATCTCCTCAGCATCTCTTTTCTCAGTGAGAACTGGCCTCCTGTTGCAAAGCTGGGGATCTTTGTCCTAGACAGAGCTTTGCCATAAGCCTTTTCTTAAGAGGAGGTGGCGCTGGTGGCTGTTGATGGTGTTTTAGTGGCTTTTCCACAAATGCTGATCAATATTCTCCAAACTATAACCAGTGTACAGTCTGGGAGAGCCTGGTGAAGAAGTACACAGGCTAGTTCTAAGGTGGAGATTCTGCCTATAATAGAAGATACCCCCAAAAATGCCTGTATCTCAAGAGTTTTCTGTTCAAGCTGCCCTTTGTGACCTCTGTTTATTTACTCCCTTGCATTTCTTTCTGTCCAGTTACCATAACCAGCAGGAGGCACGGCCTGCTGCCTGAGCAGGCCTGATGTGTGTGCAGATGGGGAGAGCTGGTGGAGGGCTGGCTAGTTGGACTGTGACTTGTGTCATTTATATCCCCTCTAGGCTCACTGTCGTTACCCTGTTTTCTCATGGTTCAGTGTCCCCCAGACAGAGCCCATTTAATTTGTGATCTTATCCAGGAATAAAACCATTTACACGTGGAGCACTGATGCAGCTCTATTCTGCAGATCTTTTCTGGGAGCTGTGTAGTGGGGAACAGTATGAGCCATGAGATTTTTCAGGGTGTCCCTTCACAATACAGCATGAGCCAAGCTAATAGGTAGCTGTTACCAGAAGGGAAAGGTCTCCCCTCTCTTTGCACGTCCTGCACGCTCCAAATATTTGGCTTGAGCTGGCTGTGACACATAATTGCACATTAAACTAATACAACTGATTAAAACATCACAAAGCTCGCAAAACTGAACAAGTATTGAATTATCCTTCTGATCAGACAAGCAGCTAAATAAGGCAGAGGGAgtgaatgaagagaaaaagagcaagaCTACTTTTATGGCTGGCAGTAGCTGTTAATTGGACACAGACATTGTGAAACTGTGCCTTCAGATTCCAGCAGGATATCCCAAAACAGTCTCCAGATCCATGGCTGGATTTGCTTCTCTTCTGCGTTAATGTGCTTCTGTTTGTTTCGCCTTAGGTGAAGAGTGGGGACGAGTGAGAGCACCCAATGCCAACCGCTTCATCTTCTCCCATGACCTATCAAATGGTGCCTTAAATATGCTGGAAGTGTTTGTGTCCAGCTTGGATGAATTTCAGCCAGATCTGGTGGTACTTTCAGGGCTTCACATGATGGAAGGCCAGAGCAAGGAGATGCGGCAGAGACGACTTATGGAGGTGAGGTACTTGAACACCACCTTAATTTCCGTTCCAACAAATGCTTCGTGGTGAACTTCTGGTTTCCTAGGCTTGAACTTGTAATTGGGCTATGTCTTCGCATCTCCTGCAAATCTTTTCAGTGTTGTGTGCTGAAAGAAGAATGTGAACTGTAGGAATGGCCAAAGTCTAACCCTGTAACACTCATGTTTCTTGGATACAGTGGGctgtccagggaaaaaaaaagatatggtcTGGTTGGAGGACGGTGACATCGTTACCGGAGCTGATCTAGTGGCTAAATTACACTTTTTCTATCCCAGATGCTAAGATGATCGGGGTTATAATCAAGACTTCCATTCCTGAAGCAGCATCTGTGTTAGATGGTCCAAGAGGCCGCCTTCTCATCTGAGTCCAAAAGAGCTccaccacattttatttttatttacggATCAGTGCCTGTCTTACAGCCAAGTGCCCTTCCTCATGCAATGCactagttttggggtttttttccctttttctctgttcTAGGATCAGCTGTTCTACAGCTGCTTCAGATTTGCAAGGTTTCTGAATTAGTCCATTAGAAAAGTGCAGATTAGGGTTAGATACGGTTTTCCTGCTCTGGGATTCTGAAAActagttgtttttatttcttccccttaGGAGTACATTCTGGCGCTTGTGAGAGATCTCATTTGGAATTGCGTGTAAATCCATACACAAGAAGATTAAACAATGTGTATCTCTGAGTTAAAACCCCTTTGTTCCTCGTGTTTCTTGATGAATATATGTTTtagagtgtttttttctttccctgtaccCCTGTAGGCTGTGGCCTCCATCTCCGATATCCCTACGGACATTCCCATACACCTGGAGCTGGCCAGTATGACCGATCAAGACTTTATGAGCAACATTGTGCATCAGGTAACGAAAATGAAAGGACACACTCTTTTtatcagtttccttttcttcagaaGCACAAGGCACAGACTGGTAGACGAATATAGAAATGAAAACTTAAAATTAGGGCTACCCATTTGGAGATAAAATTGAGAACATGGGTTTAATGTCTGCCTCTGTGTTCTGGaagctgctgttttctctgcTGAGCTCACCGGAGTCTCCTTTGTGCAGCGAAGGAGAACTGTAATGACTTGTGGCTTCGCAGaggacagatttattttctttagctcaGAGAGAGTATTCAATTTAGATAGGTCTCTCTGGGAAGTGGCATTTAGGAAGTATCTGTAATGCTCTGGGTTGATCATCAGACTGTTTTCAGCAAGGAGTAAGGATTTTTTGCAGATTGGAGTTTATTCACCGACTGTATTCAGTAAAAATACCGTGCAACACAGGTGGGCTCTGCTCTCTGATATAAGGAATTCTTGCAGTCACGGGGGGAAGGTGACCCGGGAGAATACTCTCAGCTCCACAGATAGAAGTAACTTTGGCCAGTTTAGATTTAGCAGGCTTGCAGATTTCTAGAAAAAATAGGATTTGAATTTGAGCcgaatttataatttaaaaaaaactctgtTTCTTTGCAGAACTTCTTTCCTGCAGATCCTGATGGTTCCTTGTTTAGCTTGACACAGCTCTAATCTTGGTGTTACGAGTGTTTCATGTGGATTTGATGTTTTGTTACTCTTTAACATCAAAGTGTGTGTCTAGAAAATTAATGGCACATAAAGAGCATGCACCCTTGGTGTGAAATGTCTTCTTGGCTGAGTAATTCTTGCAAAGCTGTTGAATTGGGGAAGCTTGTGTCTTCTGTCTGCATTTCTCCAGGAAACTGGGTGCTCCCTGCTGCTGAGGGTGCTGGCGATAAGAGCCGGTAACACAGTATTGAAAAACCAATACCCTGAGCGAGGGAGACCAAGGTCTGATTCTGTCCCCAAGGGACCAACTGTTGCCCTGTGTTTCTGTTAGCAGGTCTTTCCCCTGGTGAACTCCATTGGGCTGAACgagcaggagctgctcttccTCACGCAGTCTGCCTCAGGTCCCCACGCCTCCCTCGCTTCCTGGAGCGGAGTTCCTGACGTGGGCGTAGTCAGTGACATCCTTTTCTGGATCCTGAAGGAGCACGGGAAGACCGTGGAGCGGGCCTCTGACCTCACGCGCATCCACTTCCACACCCTGGCCTATCACATCCTCGTCACGGTGGATGGCTACTGGGGCAACCAGGTCGCTGCAGTGGCTGCCGGAGCCAGAGCAGCAGGGACTCAGGCCTGCGCCACCGAAACCATCGATACCGACAAAGTCTTTCTTAAAGCTCCTCTGGAGTTTGTGACCTCCCAGATAGAGGCACCTTCCAAAATCTCTTTAAATCCGGACGAGCCGGTGGTGCATTGGCACAGAGAAGGCATCTCGTTCCATTTCACGCCCGTTTTGGTGTGTAAAGATCCTGTCCGGACCGTGGGACTTGGGGATGCTATTTCAGCAGAAGGACTGCTATACTCAGAAATACATCCTCAATAGAAGACTAAGACCCTCCTTTTTCTCCAGTGTCTGAGGAATCATCGTGTTCTTTTTAGGATTTTAGCCAGGGATGGTACAGGAACAGAACTGGGGTGTGGGGTGTTTTCTGGATATAACTGAAAAAGAGCCAAAGAATAATTCCAGGTATAAACTGTCAGATACATTCCAGTCACTTGGCAGTGACTCGAAGGTGTCACATTTAGGTGCAGATGTTTTAGTATTTAAtgtgaaaactgatttttctttgtcTTAAGCATGCGGGGAGGGAAACGACCATCAAAATCCCTGTTTGGCGGAGGTTTGCTGTCTGTAACTCTGAAGGTCTGTTAGTGCTGGGAAGCACGGCAGCCAGGAGAATTTCCCGTGCGTGGATCCCAGGGAGAGCACAGCAGTGCTCGGCCCTGTCTTGCCtctgataaattaaaaataaaaggctctTGCATTATCTCCTCACGGCACATTGCTACATGGCAAGAGCAAACCTTCCCCTTGCTTGGTGTGACAATGAAATCTTTTACTGATGAAATTACCTCCCAGCCTCCGCTGCCCCGGCACTGGAGGGAGCCAGAGTCCCAAAATGTGATGCACGTTGTACCTACTCCTTAAAGGCACAGAGAAAATCTGACTCAGGCTGCACAGGTGATTTTGGGTCTGTGTTGTCTCTGTGACTGAAGCCATTCAGCTGAGCCCTGGGAGCCCAGGCTTAGTTTTTGGGCAACTAGAAGTGAAGATAATCAGGGTTTCTGTTTGGGGAGACAGCTTTATCTTCTTGTCAGGTAAACCCAAAACGTTACCTGTATTTGCTGTACACTAAATGCCAAGAGTTCCAGCCACGGGGCTCACAGCTGGAGTTCTTTGCTAACAGTGGGTGCTTCGGGCTGGCATTTCACAGAAGAGCTAGTGAGTGCtggagactatttttttttttttttgtgtacaagAACAGTTGTGCAATTTTCCTTTGGTTTCCTGCCTTCTCTTCAGGAGGGGTAATAGATGAGGGAAAGGCCTTCTGGAGGTTCAAAAGCTGCAACAGCATTTTCCAGGTGAGACTGAAGCGAGAAGGGCTTTTTTAgggtttgattttgatttttttttttttttttttttctctgagtagGTCACTGATAGTTTCTTTGTTCTGGACagcctttgaaattaaaaaaagtagAACCATGTGTCCCTGTTAAATACTTCgcttctattttttcctctttgtagtAGCACGCTGTGGATTGCGCAGCACcagggggtgggtttttttttttttgtcatctctttCCAGCATGGTTCTTGTCTCTGTCCTCTTCCAGGAAAGTCACGTGTGTTTGCACAGCCATCATACACCTTTTTCAGTATAACTGGATGAAACGCAATCGGCACATCTGTGCGTGCCTGTGCTGCGGCAGAACCTGTAGGAGGTCCCTTCAGGTCAGGCTTTGCCTCTGAACGGAGAGGAGGAGAGTCCCTATCACTTAGGCCGGAGTGAGCCGTTCCAGTAACGCTGTCGTATTGCTGTCAGGGATATTCTCCTGTCGGAAAATGCCACGGCGAATGCTCTGTGAGGGTAAAAATTGGCAGCTGTTGTAACTTGTACTGACTTAGCACACAATGCTGTCTGTCAATGCAGATTTAACTTCTGCTTTCCCGCTGAGCGGTGTCTTCTGTGTTGGACTGGAGGAGAAATACAGTCAGTGGTGTGCTTTCCTGCAGCttatcccatcctcatcccatcttTATGCCATCCTGATCTTCCGTTGAGTCTCAACGTTTATCTTGGTGCCAGATCTTCTTAAGACTGGAAGTATTTCTATCcagactttattattattattgataaaTTATAGCGTGGGATTGGGAGTTCTGGTTTAgtcttccttcagaaaaaaaaataaaggaagagattCTCCTTTCATCCGTTTAAAAAGTCTGAGGCCGTCAGCAGGGTTCTTTTGCAGCCTTTGATGGTAGCCTTCTGGCACACCGCCCCCAGGACCACCAAAGGCCACGCGTCCTGCCAGCTGCAGAGCTAATCCTTTGGTTACGTGAGGTCCCGCTTTCCTGACGTCGGGCCAAGCTGTGGGGATTCTGGAGctggaaaccaaaccaaactaaatacACACAAGCTGTCACCAGCAACGGTCCCGCTGCTGTATCGCACTTCTCTCTTCCAAAAGCATTTGCAGGGATGTGAGGCTGGTGGGACTGGCGTTGCCTCATGGCCATTTAAAATCAGGGAACTGCACTGACAGACCTTGTCCAAGAGTAAGTTAGCTTGGATTTAGCAGGACTGTTACAGGCctaaattatctctttttttttaaactactttgaATAAATAACTGCTGTAAACAAATACAAGAAAGGAGTTTATTGCTTAGAATTCACCTGGGCCTAAAAGCTAAACTCGAATTATTaactcctctttcctcctgctcctgTTCTTTCTCACCAGGTGATATTTCTTCTCCGGCCTGTTGTTGCAGCGCTGTGAGTTGCTTCTCAAATGAGCGCAGCTTGTCACGGCCGGGCGGCTGCTCCATCTATGTACCTGCTTCGATGGGGCTTAGCTCGCCTGGTCACCAGATTCACTTACCGAGGGTGATTGCTAAGCATGACCAGCTAATCAGACACGCTGTTCCTATCCCTGATTAAGTTTTGAACCCATCTATATGATAATAAACCCGCACGGTGCGGCGGGCCCCAGCAGCCTGCCTTCACTTCGTGTTTCACACGCTGTGAACATGATGCGCTCAActtccctctgcctcccaaaCTTAATTACAGCCAGGGCGATGGAGGCTCTGGAAATCCTTTCCCTGCACGTGGGGGCTGCCTCACGCCTCCGCGCAGCGACAGCAAAGCAAAGCCGCTCGCTCTTCAGCAGACCCTGCTGAACAACGGAAACGGAAACCactagtggggttttttggtctgtacaggggaaaaaacaccagTGAAATTTCTAGTGATAGTGGGCTTTGGTGTTtggttgctttgggttttttgtaaaaTACAGAAGTCCTTGTAGATTTAAACACACTTAtctaatggattttaaaaatccaGCTCTCTCTTCACCCTGAAGAAACAAAAACGTTCCTAAAGTACTAAAGCTTCAACTCCTGGCTTGAAATAATCTCTGCTTTCCCCTGATCCTCTCTATCTTTACAAATCCTGTTTGTTCTTGTGTGTTGCTCATACCCTGAAATCCAGAGTGAGGGCTGACTCAAACCTCAGCTGCCCTCGTGCTCCCCAGCAGAAGGGTTTCCACCGGACACGTTGATTCACACGTAGTTTGCTGGAGATGCAACAGCTGAGCTCGTCACAGTGACAGTGAGCCAGCAGCCTGTGCACAGTGACATTTCCCCTCTGTGCGCCAGTGCGGCCACCtctgtttggggttcttttttcttACCCTTGATCAAAAATGAGCAGTGCTTCCAGTCTCTCCCGTGTGTGTCGCTTGCTGAAGGTCAGGTGGTGGGTTACTGAAGGTGGCACTTCAAAAGGAGATGTTCCTGCTCTGCCGAGCCCCTGGTGATGTGTGAGTACCACCGGGCCATGGCAGAGCCTGTTCCAAATCCAACTCTTCCCAGCTTAAAGGCTctttgttacttttatttttttttctctccaggggCATTTTGCAGCATTGCTAAGGAATTACTCGGATTTTCTTTACTTCTGTGTTTCTTGGTTATCTCCTGTCTGCTATCAGAGATCCTCTACCCCAGTTTAATACCGGTTAGCCTACGGTAGGGGTTGCTCTTCGTAGTCACCTCTAGTTTACCTCCCTACAACaattaacagaaacaaaaagtagATTTTTAAACTGTGAAATGCTACTTGTGGTTGACAGGAAAATCCGGAATTTATATTTTTCCAGCTTCAGTGGGATTATTTTGCATTAAATCAGTATTTGAAGGCAAATGTTTGTTTCAAGCCGTACTAATTGTCCTCTAGTGCAATTAATGTTTTGGTAAAAGCAGACAGTTCAGTTTTAAACCTGTGCTCACACCAAAGTGGTAGTTTAacgttttaaaaaaattacatctgtGGACTCATTGGTTAAAACCAGCCAGAACAGACACCACAGGAACTGTCTCACCTTCTCCACTGAAGCACTGATGAGGTCACTGGAGAGAGAAATGGGAATATTAAAGGTTGTCTTTGCTCTTTGttaatcatagaacggttagagttggaagggaccttaacgatcattgagttccaacccccctgccctgaggtTTTTAAAGTTTGAGTGAcgaggggaggcagaggaaacCTACTTGCAACAAGCTGTTGTGCATAGTGTGTCCCTCGGCCCTGCCCGCTTTCTGCTCCAGCCATCCCCAGTCCGACTGAACCCTTCAGGAAAACGTTACCTTAGAGCCAGAACAATCTTTCTCGTGGCTGTTCAGAGACGCGAGGTGAAATTCGCACAGATGGAGCGGTTCCTTGTGTAATAGCTCAGGTGGATCCTCAGCACCTCCCAGGCTGAATCCTCAGGGAGTTACTGATCCCTGCTCCGGTGGGAGGGTGTTCTCTCAGCGAAGGAGACAAGCGTGGGCTGGAAATGGCACGTGTGGCTGTCACCTCGGAACGGCGTCTGTTCCCAACAGCTCGCGGGCACTTGGCAACTGAGCCCGGTGTCGGCCTTTGCTGAGAAGAGCCCGTAGCAGCTGAAGAACACAACCGCTGGCAGCCCAGGGGGAACCAGCTCAGGAAAATGCAC includes:
- the ADPGK gene encoding ADP-dependent glucokinase isoform X2, giving the protein MWQRSVCVGLLALALGYLCLLGPEPSYSPLRYLSASLLGGLRGARSLEERVVAAWQAAIVRPARRWARVAVGVNACVDVVLSGVKLLEALGLEPGDGKNHVVLSSRQDLKEAFTHFMEKGAAAERFFSDAESFHHIARTASEYPAAQLYVGGNAALIGQKLAAHPDLKILLCGPVGPKLHELLDDNVVVPPESMQERDEFHLILEYQAGEEWGRVRAPNANRFIFSHDLSNGALNMLEVFVSSLDEFQPDLVVLSGLHMMEGQSKEMRQRRLMEAVASISDIPTDIPIHLELASMTDQDFMSNIVHQVFPLVNSIGLNEQELLFLTQSASGPHASLASWSGVPDVGVVSDILFWILKEHGKTVERASDLTRIHFHTLAYHILVTVDGYWGNQVAAVAAGARAAGTQACATETIDTDKVFLKAPLEFVTSQIEAPSKISLNPDEPVVHWHREGISFHFTPVLVCKDPVRTVGLGDAISAEGLLYSEIHPQ
- the ADPGK gene encoding ADP-dependent glucokinase isoform X1; the encoded protein is MWQRSVCVGLLALALGYLCLLGPEPSYSPLRYLSASLLGGLRGARSLEERVVAAWQAAIVRPARRWARVAVGVNACVDVVLSGVKLLEALGLEPGDGKNHVVLSSRQDLKEAFTHFMEKGAAAERFFSDAESFHHIARTASEYPAAQLYVGGNAALIGQKLAAHPDLKILLCGPVGPKLHELLDDNVVVPPESMQERDEFHLILEYQAGEEWGRVRAPNANRFIFSHDLSNGALNMLEVFVSSLDEFQPDLVVLSGLHMMEGQSKEMRQRRLMEAVASISDIPTDIPIHLELASMTDQDFMSNIVHQQVFPLVNSIGLNEQELLFLTQSASGPHASLASWSGVPDVGVVSDILFWILKEHGKTVERASDLTRIHFHTLAYHILVTVDGYWGNQVAAVAAGARAAGTQACATETIDTDKVFLKAPLEFVTSQIEAPSKISLNPDEPVVHWHREGISFHFTPVLVCKDPVRTVGLGDAISAEGLLYSEIHPQ